The Candidatus Baltobacteraceae bacterium genome has a window encoding:
- a CDS encoding NUDIX hydrolase — protein sequence MRIKYEVSAGGLLLRRRDSTFDALLIGRGEPPRVWTLPKGHVEARESNEQAGLREVREETGCWGEIVTRLNEISYWFYVGKAKHRKSVTFFLMRYLSGDPANHDHEVDDARWFDLAQARKTLKYVNEKRLIDMALEYIAANPAAFGEEPAVAAQKTS from the coding sequence ATGCGGATCAAGTACGAAGTGTCAGCGGGCGGGCTGCTCTTACGTCGTCGCGATTCGACTTTCGACGCGCTTTTGATCGGGCGCGGCGAGCCTCCACGCGTTTGGACCCTGCCGAAGGGGCACGTCGAAGCTCGTGAATCCAACGAGCAAGCGGGACTGCGTGAAGTTCGCGAAGAGACGGGCTGCTGGGGCGAGATCGTCACCCGGCTCAACGAGATCTCGTATTGGTTTTACGTAGGTAAAGCCAAGCACCGCAAGTCGGTGACGTTCTTCCTGATGCGTTATCTGTCGGGCGATCCGGCCAATCACGACCATGAGGTCGACGACGCGCGCTGGTTCGATCTCGCGCAGGCCCGCAAGACGCTCAAGTACGTCAACGAGAAGCGCCTCATCGACATGGCCCTCGAGTACATTGCTGCCAATCCGGCCGCGTTCGGCGAAGAGCCCGCGGTAGCAGCGCAAAAGACGTCTTGA
- the gcvT gene encoding glycine cleavage system aminomethyltransferase GcvT, translating into MTLKRTALYDEHVGAGARCVPFAGFEMPVQYAGILKEHDAVRHRAGLFDLSHMGQFYLYGDDVAAWADTLTINAVETMKPLQARYNIFCNERGGAHDDTIFYRLDGRWLLVVNGANADKMWAHLQAHLPSSGVRLESRHGSAALIAIQGPKSVAILQPHVAGLDLASMKYYFCAESQVEGVPAVIARTGYTGEDGFELFVDGPQAPELWSRLLREHRADGLEPCGLGARDVLRLEAGMPLYGHELTEEITPVQAGQTWALKLNKPQFVGKEALAEQLAADTYARIVGAIMEGRAPAREGYRVFFDGADAGEVRSGSLAPSVESKPILTALVSPRAAAPGTKLQVEIRGTKHDATVVPLPFYKRQK; encoded by the coding sequence GTGACGCTTAAGCGGACCGCGTTGTACGACGAGCACGTCGGCGCGGGGGCGCGCTGCGTGCCGTTTGCCGGCTTCGAAATGCCCGTGCAGTACGCCGGCATTCTGAAGGAACACGACGCCGTTCGCCACCGGGCCGGCCTGTTCGATCTTTCGCACATGGGCCAGTTCTATCTGTACGGCGACGACGTGGCGGCGTGGGCGGATACGCTGACGATCAACGCGGTCGAAACGATGAAACCGCTGCAGGCGCGCTACAACATCTTTTGCAACGAGCGCGGCGGCGCTCACGACGACACGATTTTCTACCGTCTCGACGGGCGCTGGCTGCTCGTCGTCAACGGCGCCAATGCCGACAAGATGTGGGCGCATCTGCAGGCGCATCTGCCGTCGTCGGGCGTTCGGCTCGAGAGCCGCCACGGCAGTGCGGCGCTCATCGCGATTCAAGGGCCGAAATCGGTTGCGATCCTGCAGCCGCACGTCGCCGGTCTGGACTTGGCGTCGATGAAGTATTATTTCTGCGCGGAAAGCCAGGTCGAGGGCGTTCCGGCAGTGATCGCACGCACCGGTTATACCGGCGAGGACGGATTCGAGCTCTTCGTCGACGGTCCGCAAGCGCCCGAACTCTGGAGCCGTTTGCTGCGCGAGCATCGAGCGGATGGATTGGAGCCGTGCGGGCTGGGCGCGCGCGACGTGCTGCGCTTGGAAGCCGGCATGCCGCTGTACGGTCACGAGCTGACCGAAGAGATCACGCCGGTGCAAGCCGGTCAAACGTGGGCGCTCAAGTTGAACAAGCCGCAGTTCGTCGGTAAAGAAGCGCTGGCCGAACAGCTCGCGGCGGACACGTACGCGAGAATCGTCGGCGCGATCATGGAAGGTCGCGCTCCGGCGCGCGAAGGGTATCGCGTCTTTTTCGACGGCGCCGATGCCGGCGAAGTGCGCAGCGGTTCGCTCGCGCCCTCGGTTGAAAGCAAACCGATTCTGACGGCGCTGGTCTCGCCGCGCGCGGCCGCGCCCGGTACCAAGCTGCAAGTCGAGATCCGCGGCACCAAGCACGATGCGACCGTCGTGCCGCTGCCGTTCTACAAACGTCAAAAGTAA
- a CDS encoding Uma2 family endonuclease — MALRISDDKKPYVEWLAGRPVPKVSPKHRHAVVQWALCGIVRRLGKGRGTWGTEWRFALDERKGKRTSLVPDIAFVSYERWRPLAQEQQQEPPFAPDVAIEVRSPSDRMKNVLWKVQAYLDGGALLVLDVLPEERRIVAYDRNGATEFSSTDFFEHAAVPWLRFDVAEAFADLEPGE; from the coding sequence ATGGCGCTTCGCATTTCCGACGACAAAAAGCCCTACGTCGAATGGCTCGCAGGACGGCCCGTTCCCAAGGTGAGCCCAAAGCACCGCCACGCCGTGGTGCAGTGGGCGCTGTGCGGAATCGTCCGCCGCCTAGGTAAAGGCCGCGGAACCTGGGGCACTGAGTGGCGTTTCGCGCTGGACGAGCGTAAGGGAAAGCGGACGTCGCTCGTCCCCGACATTGCGTTCGTCTCGTACGAACGCTGGCGCCCGCTTGCGCAAGAGCAGCAGCAAGAGCCTCCCTTTGCGCCCGATGTCGCGATCGAAGTCCGCTCGCCGAGCGATCGGATGAAGAACGTGCTTTGGAAGGTGCAAGCCTATCTGGACGGCGGCGCGCTCCTCGTGCTCGACGTGCTGCCCGAAGAGCGGCGCATCGTCGCGTACGATCGCAACGGAGCCACGGAGTTTTCGTCGACCGACTTCTTCGAGCACGCAGCAGTCCCGTGGCTGCGTTTCGACGTCGCCGAAGCCTTCGCCGACCTCGAACCCGGCGAATAG
- a CDS encoding segregation/condensation protein A translates to MNQTESAETLAPVDQGGCRVQLDVFDGPLDLLLSLIKEQQLDIATVPLASVAEQYLDYVRMMEALDVEVAAEYLVIAATLVYLKSKALLPPIPQEFLDEEAETPEEVEERLRRRLIAYSKYRELGEQLRSRQEESSGFFYRESGDPAGEIVQRYDIDPEKLKRAFLAMLSQARPEKRSIARERVSLIASMDYIVRSVKEHGEVFFSALCHELGMTREVVIVTFLAILELIRRHRIDFDQPELFDDIRLFAYTRKTEGVPQ, encoded by the coding sequence TTGAACCAGACCGAGTCCGCCGAAACCCTGGCGCCGGTCGACCAGGGTGGCTGCCGCGTGCAGCTCGACGTTTTCGACGGGCCGCTCGACCTGCTGTTGAGCCTGATCAAAGAACAGCAGCTCGACATCGCGACCGTCCCGCTGGCCAGCGTTGCCGAACAGTACCTCGATTACGTCCGGATGATGGAAGCACTCGACGTCGAGGTCGCGGCCGAGTATCTCGTAATTGCGGCAACGCTCGTGTACTTGAAGAGCAAAGCGTTGCTGCCGCCCATTCCGCAAGAGTTCCTCGACGAAGAGGCCGAGACGCCCGAAGAGGTCGAGGAGCGTCTGCGCCGGCGCTTGATCGCTTACTCGAAGTATCGCGAACTGGGCGAACAACTGCGCTCGCGGCAAGAGGAGTCGAGCGGCTTCTTTTACCGCGAGTCCGGCGACCCGGCGGGCGAGATCGTGCAGCGGTACGACATCGATCCGGAGAAGCTCAAGCGCGCGTTCCTGGCGATGCTCAGCCAGGCTCGCCCGGAGAAGCGGTCGATCGCGCGCGAGCGCGTTTCACTGATCGCGTCGATGGATTACATCGTGCGCAGCGTCAAGGAGCACGGAGAAGTGTTCTTCTCGGCGCTCTGTCACGAACTCGGAATGACGCGTGAGGTCGTAATCGTCACGTTCCTGGCGATATTGGAGCTGATTCGCCGGCACCGCATCGATTTCGATCAGCCCGAGCTCTTCGACGACATTCGTTTGTTCGCTTACACCCGCAAAACCGAAGGAGTACCGCAATAG
- the scpB gene encoding SMC-Scp complex subunit ScpB has protein sequence MESPELLEDAVLRLTAPVEALLFVAGEPLSIKQIAKLVRATEVEVAATLQRIETDYAERGVVLREVAGGYRFATSPLARAAVEAYLLPPKTTLSTPAMEALAIVAHMQPVTKSEIESIRGVNSDSVVNTLLDRNLIAEAGRKDVVGRPMQYKTTGFFLESFGLRSLDELPQLELDPGQPLELNLVAE, from the coding sequence TTGGAGAGCCCCGAACTCCTCGAAGACGCCGTTCTGCGCTTGACCGCTCCAGTCGAGGCACTGCTCTTCGTCGCGGGCGAGCCGCTCTCGATCAAGCAGATCGCAAAGCTCGTGCGCGCGACCGAAGTCGAAGTCGCCGCGACGTTGCAGCGCATCGAGACCGATTATGCCGAACGCGGCGTTGTGCTGCGCGAAGTTGCCGGCGGTTACCGTTTCGCCACGTCGCCGCTGGCACGGGCCGCGGTCGAAGCCTATCTCTTACCGCCGAAAACGACGCTCTCGACGCCGGCGATGGAAGCGCTCGCGATCGTGGCGCACATGCAGCCGGTGACCAAGAGCGAGATCGAGTCGATTCGCGGCGTGAACTCCGACAGCGTCGTCAACACGCTTCTTGACAGAAATTTGATCGCGGAAGCCGGGCGAAAAGACGTAGTCGGCCGTCCGATGCAGTATAAGACGACCGGATTCTTTCTCGAGTCGTTCGGACTGCGCTCGCTCGACGAGCTGCCGCAGCTCGAGCTCGACCCGGGTCAACCCCTCGAACTCAATCTTGTAGCGGAATGA
- a CDS encoding PaaI family thioesterase translates to MSIDYSQAPHAWEKEKGNFVGLLDLKLESMEHGKAVMRMPFRPEITNGTGAVHGGAIVSLCDTVFYCALASIFGREQDTTTASLQCNFLRPALPPHDLIAEARVLKAGRRIVYGEVYVRSGEKIVAHATLNFLNSYDNERPAGSHSKWPTAPK, encoded by the coding sequence ATGAGCATCGATTACAGCCAGGCGCCGCACGCCTGGGAAAAAGAGAAGGGTAACTTCGTCGGCCTCCTCGACCTCAAACTCGAGAGCATGGAGCACGGCAAGGCGGTCATGCGCATGCCGTTCCGCCCGGAGATCACCAACGGCACGGGCGCGGTTCACGGCGGCGCGATCGTCAGCCTCTGCGATACCGTGTTCTACTGCGCGCTCGCGTCGATCTTCGGCCGCGAGCAAGATACGACGACGGCGTCGCTGCAGTGCAATTTTCTGCGTCCGGCCTTGCCGCCGCACGATCTCATCGCCGAAGCGCGCGTGTTAAAAGCCGGCCGGCGAATCGTCTACGGCGAAGTCTACGTGCGCAGCGGTGAAAAGATCGTCGCGCACGCGACCTTAAACTTTCTCAACAGCTACGACAACGAGCGCCCGGCGGGCAGTCATTCCAAATGGCCCACAGCACCGAAGTGA
- the speD gene encoding adenosylmethionine decarboxylase gives MKALGRHIVCEFSGCDPMLLSDVDGIHTMMIAAARAARATVMESAFHRFEPQGVSGTVILAESHLSIHTWPEKGYAAMDFYTCGDHTDPWLACDLAADSLQAKSVLTTEFKRGIEKSDGEFSHVVSADRDLRVLTA, from the coding sequence TTGAAGGCACTCGGACGGCACATTGTGTGCGAATTCTCGGGCTGTGACCCGATGCTGCTTTCGGATGTCGACGGCATCCACACCATGATGATCGCGGCCGCCAGGGCCGCCCGCGCTACCGTTATGGAAAGCGCTTTTCACCGTTTTGAGCCCCAGGGCGTTTCCGGCACCGTCATCCTGGCCGAATCGCACCTTTCCATCCATACCTGGCCTGAGAAGGGCTACGCCGCCATGGACTTCTACACGTGCGGCGACCATACCGACCCGTGGCTCGCGTGCGACCTCGCGGCCGATTCGCTGCAAGCCAAGAGCGTCCTCACCACCGAGTTCAAGCGCGGAATCGAAAAGAGCGACGGCGAGTTCTCGCACGTCGTTAGCGCGGATCGCGATCTGCGCGTTCTCACCGCTTAA
- the gcvH gene encoding glycine cleavage system protein GcvH, which produces MAVPGNLLYSKEHEWVQIDGDTATIGITDYAQNSLGDIVYVELPKVGAKIEQFGNVGVIESVKAVSDLFTPISGEVLEVNSFLDNDPAAVNKDPYGQGWLLKVRVGNTADTGNLLSPADYEKIATD; this is translated from the coding sequence GTGGCGGTGCCCGGAAACCTGTTGTACAGCAAAGAGCACGAATGGGTGCAGATCGACGGCGATACGGCGACGATCGGCATCACGGATTACGCGCAGAACTCCCTCGGCGATATCGTCTACGTCGAGCTGCCGAAGGTCGGCGCCAAGATCGAGCAGTTTGGAAACGTCGGCGTCATCGAGTCGGTCAAGGCCGTCTCCGATCTCTTCACGCCGATCTCGGGCGAAGTTCTGGAAGTCAATTCGTTTCTCGACAACGATCCGGCCGCGGTGAACAAGGATCCCTACGGCCAAGGATGGCTGCTCAAAGTGCGCGTCGGCAATACTGCCGATACCGGAAACTTGCTCTCTCCCGCCGACTACGAGAAAATCGCGACGGATTAA
- the sufB gene encoding Fe-S cluster assembly protein SufB, with translation MATKIETAVSPQELIGDYRHGFHDAENYVFKSDKGLTPEIVARISSMKDEPEWMREFRLKAYELFASKPMPAWGDSKLLGEIDFSDIHYYVKSTDKTERSWDDVPDDIKRTFDRLGIPEAERKFLAGVSAQYESEVVYHNVSKELESQGVLFCDMDTAVKQHPEIVKKYFATVIPPGDNKFASLNSAVWSGGSFIYVPPGVEVKMPLQAYFRINAENMGQFERTLIIADKGAKVHYIEGCTAPKFSTASLHSAVVELIALEGASIRYTTIQNWYRNIFNLVTKRAVAYKGATVEWVDGNIGSRLTMKYPAIYLMGEGARGEILSMAFAGEGQHQDAGAKVIHVAPNTTSVVTNKSVSAHGGKTTYRGLVEVHSGATGAKTRVRCDALIMDEESSSDTKPTMKIHEQRSTVEHEASVSKIGEDQLFYAMSRGLSEADATAMIVNGFFDFFVKELPMEYAVELNRLVKMEMEGAVG, from the coding sequence ATGGCGACAAAAATCGAGACCGCCGTCTCGCCCCAGGAGCTAATCGGCGACTATCGCCACGGCTTCCACGACGCGGAGAACTACGTCTTTAAGTCCGACAAAGGCCTGACGCCGGAAATCGTCGCGCGCATCAGCAGCATGAAAGACGAGCCGGAGTGGATGCGGGAGTTCCGCCTCAAAGCGTACGAGCTCTTCGCAAGCAAGCCCATGCCGGCGTGGGGCGATTCCAAGCTGCTCGGCGAGATCGATTTCTCGGACATCCACTATTACGTGAAGTCGACCGACAAGACCGAACGCTCGTGGGACGACGTTCCCGACGACATCAAGCGCACGTTCGACCGGCTGGGCATCCCGGAAGCCGAGCGCAAGTTTTTGGCCGGCGTCTCCGCGCAGTACGAGTCGGAAGTCGTCTATCACAACGTCAGTAAAGAGCTCGAGTCGCAAGGCGTGCTCTTCTGCGACATGGACACGGCCGTCAAGCAACATCCGGAGATCGTCAAGAAGTATTTCGCGACCGTCATTCCGCCGGGCGACAACAAGTTCGCCTCGCTCAACTCGGCGGTGTGGTCGGGCGGATCGTTCATCTACGTGCCGCCGGGCGTCGAAGTCAAGATGCCGCTGCAGGCCTACTTCCGCATCAACGCGGAGAACATGGGCCAGTTCGAACGCACCTTGATCATCGCCGACAAGGGCGCGAAGGTGCACTACATCGAGGGCTGCACCGCACCGAAATTTTCGACGGCGTCGCTGCACTCGGCCGTCGTCGAGCTCATCGCGCTCGAGGGCGCGTCGATCCGTTACACGACGATCCAAAACTGGTATCGCAACATCTTCAACCTCGTCACGAAGCGCGCGGTCGCGTACAAGGGTGCCACCGTGGAGTGGGTCGACGGCAACATCGGCTCTCGCTTGACGATGAAGTATCCGGCGATCTATTTGATGGGCGAGGGCGCGCGCGGCGAGATTCTGTCGATGGCGTTCGCGGGCGAAGGACAGCACCAGGACGCCGGCGCCAAAGTCATTCACGTCGCACCCAATACGACGTCGGTCGTCACGAACAAGAGCGTCAGCGCACACGGCGGCAAGACGACCTACCGCGGTTTGGTCGAGGTGCATTCGGGCGCGACGGGCGCAAAGACGCGCGTGCGCTGCGACGCGCTCATTATGGACGAAGAGTCGTCGAGCGACACCAAGCCGACGATGAAGATTCACGAGCAGCGCTCGACCGTCGAGCACGAGGCCAGCGTCAGCAAGATCGGCGAGGATCAGCTCTTCTACGCGATGAGCCGCGGCCTGTCCGAGGCCGACGCGACCGCCATGATCGTCAACGGCTTCTTCGACTTCTTCGTGAAGGAGCTGCCGATGGAGTACGCGGTCGAACTCAACCGCCTCGTCAAAATGGAAATGGAAGGCGCAGTCGGCTAG
- a CDS encoding SDR family oxidoreductase → MVDRQHRFAGKTAVVTGGGTGLGRAMALAFGLEGAEVCVIGRRQEKLDETVASIAAEGGKAFGLAADVRDAARIEAVMKEIVERTGRIDVLVNNAAGNFVCPSEELSPNGFKSVVDIVLLGTFYCTRFAFDALKASRGSIVNIIAAYAWSGEPGAVHSASAKAGVLAMTRTLAAEWGQFGIRANAISPGPIHTEGTDKNLWSVANVEELVRKSVPLGRLGEPSDISKAALWLASDDAAWVSGATLAVDGAQWLHGGTLNFREAYDTIRGMMARQS, encoded by the coding sequence ATGGTCGACCGGCAGCATCGCTTTGCGGGGAAGACTGCCGTCGTCACCGGCGGCGGAACGGGATTGGGACGCGCGATGGCGCTCGCGTTCGGGCTCGAAGGCGCCGAGGTGTGCGTCATTGGGCGCCGTCAAGAGAAGCTGGACGAAACGGTCGCGTCGATCGCGGCCGAAGGCGGAAAGGCGTTCGGGCTCGCCGCCGACGTTCGCGACGCGGCCCGCATCGAAGCCGTGATGAAGGAGATCGTCGAACGCACCGGGCGCATCGACGTGCTGGTCAACAACGCCGCGGGCAACTTCGTCTGCCCGTCGGAAGAACTCTCGCCCAACGGGTTCAAGAGCGTCGTCGACATCGTGCTGCTCGGCACGTTCTATTGCACGCGCTTCGCATTCGACGCGCTCAAAGCGTCCCGCGGCTCGATCGTCAACATCATCGCGGCCTACGCGTGGAGCGGCGAACCCGGCGCGGTGCATTCCGCGAGTGCCAAGGCCGGCGTGCTCGCGATGACCCGAACCCTGGCCGCCGAATGGGGGCAGTTCGGGATTCGCGCAAACGCGATCTCGCCCGGCCCGATTCACACCGAGGGTACCGACAAAAACCTTTGGAGCGTCGCGAACGTCGAGGAGCTCGTGCGTAAATCGGTGCCGCTCGGCCGCCTCGGCGAGCCGTCGGATATCTCCAAAGCCGCGCTGTGGCTGGCTTCGGACGACGCCGCCTGGGTGAGCGGCGCTACCTTGGCCGTCGACGGCGCGCAATGGCTGCACGGCGGAACCCTCAACTTCCGGGAAGCTTACGACACCATACGTGGAATGATGGCCCGACAGTCATGA
- the gcvPB gene encoding aminomethyl-transferring glycine dehydrogenase subunit GcvPB: MLDTSQSPLIFELGQEGRANRYVDAGPPLETFLPKAALRDDLPLPDNSELDVVRHFTKLSHRTFGIDLGFYPLGSCTMKYNPRVNDAMASKREFAELHPYAPDELAQGALQVMWELERTLSSLFGMAAFSLNPSAGAHAELAALLIAKKYFKDRGETVRDKVIVPDTAHGTNPASAAMCGFKVISLPSDARGRVSVDEIKKVLGPDTAVCMMTNPNTLGLFEDHVHEITAAVHAAGGLMYYDGANANAIMGNVRPGDMGFDLMHLNTHKTFTIPHGGGGAGHGPVGVAAHLVEYLPTPIVTATSKENGDANAAPSDRMTFRLDFNRPKSIGPMRSFWSNFAHAVRALAYIYANGAEGLKRVSQLAVLNANYLRVRIAEFLETPYPEICRHEFVCSAQQLKRDTGVKALDIAKALLDRGYMAPTMYFPLIVPECLMIEPTETESKETLDTFVEAMREIVAQAKSDPQALLDAPVNTVVGRVDETRAARQPDLRWKP, translated from the coding sequence ATGCTTGATACCTCGCAGTCGCCGCTGATTTTCGAGCTCGGCCAAGAGGGCCGCGCGAACCGCTACGTCGACGCCGGACCGCCGCTCGAAACGTTCCTTCCGAAAGCGGCCTTGCGCGACGATCTTCCGCTGCCCGACAACAGCGAACTCGACGTGGTCCGGCATTTCACCAAGTTGTCGCACCGGACGTTCGGCATCGATCTCGGCTTCTATCCGCTCGGCTCGTGCACGATGAAGTACAACCCGCGCGTGAACGACGCCATGGCGAGCAAACGTGAGTTCGCCGAGCTGCATCCGTACGCGCCCGACGAGCTTGCGCAGGGCGCGCTGCAAGTGATGTGGGAGCTCGAGCGGACGCTCAGCTCGCTTTTCGGGATGGCGGCGTTTTCCCTCAATCCTTCGGCTGGAGCGCATGCCGAACTCGCCGCGCTGTTGATCGCCAAGAAGTACTTCAAGGATCGCGGCGAGACGGTTCGCGATAAAGTCATCGTTCCCGACACCGCTCACGGAACCAATCCGGCGTCGGCGGCGATGTGCGGCTTCAAAGTCATCTCGCTGCCCAGCGACGCGCGCGGCCGCGTCAGCGTGGACGAAATCAAGAAGGTCCTTGGACCGGACACGGCCGTCTGCATGATGACCAATCCGAACACGCTGGGCCTGTTCGAAGACCACGTGCACGAGATCACCGCCGCGGTTCACGCCGCCGGCGGCTTGATGTACTACGACGGCGCCAACGCCAACGCGATCATGGGCAACGTACGTCCCGGCGACATGGGTTTCGATCTCATGCACCTCAACACGCACAAGACGTTCACCATTCCGCACGGCGGCGGCGGCGCGGGTCATGGCCCCGTCGGCGTGGCCGCGCATCTGGTCGAGTATTTACCGACGCCCATAGTCACGGCGACGTCGAAAGAAAACGGCGACGCCAACGCCGCGCCCAGCGATCGCATGACGTTTCGGCTCGATTTCAACCGGCCCAAGTCGATCGGACCGATGCGCTCGTTCTGGTCGAACTTCGCGCACGCCGTGCGCGCGCTGGCCTATATTTACGCCAACGGCGCGGAAGGGCTCAAGCGCGTCTCGCAGCTCGCGGTGCTCAATGCGAACTATCTGCGCGTGCGAATCGCCGAGTTCTTGGAGACGCCTTATCCGGAGATCTGCCGTCACGAGTTCGTCTGTTCGGCGCAGCAGCTCAAACGCGATACCGGCGTCAAAGCGCTCGACATCGCCAAAGCGCTGCTCGACCGCGGCTACATGGCGCCCACGATGTACTTTCCGCTCATCGTTCCGGAGTGCTTGATGATCGAGCCGACCGAGACGGAGTCGAAGGAGACCCTCGACACGTTCGTCGAGGCGATGCGCGAGATCGTCGCGCAAGCAAAGAGCGATCCGCAAGCGCTGCTCGACGCTCCGGTCAATACCGTCGTCGGCCGCGTCGACGAAACGCGTGCCGCGCGTCAGCCCGACTTGCGGTGGAAGCCCTAA
- the gcvPA gene encoding aminomethyl-transferring glycine dehydrogenase subunit GcvPA: MYTPHTEADIAAMLEAIGVGSLDDLLRVPDAVALKDRLDVVPALPEYGIAKRFEHFASKNSAAGLRSFLGGGAYRHYAPPAIAALAMRGEFLTAYTPYQAEVSQGYLQAIYEWQTYICLLTGMDIANASVYDGATALAEGAIMALNETGRKKILVSSAVHPNYRAVLKTYCDGLDVSVDEVPFTGDGTTDLAAIEKAVASNAYAAVALQSPNFFGNVDVLSRPVLDAVVAAETIPIAVVAEALSLAALAAPASWGAEIVVGEAQSFGVPVAYGGPYAGFIASTAAHMRRIPGRLVGKTVDNSGRTAYVLTLQAREQHIRRERATSNICTNQAHCALIATIYLALMGKTGLRDVAALNLERSRELATAVSSIEGVDLKFTAPFFNEFVADVHRDAAGVLAQLQGRGILGGIELGRFYPELKNCLLMTATELTSSGDIAALAAALQEIVGVPAHA; encoded by the coding sequence GTGTATACACCGCACACCGAAGCCGATATTGCGGCGATGCTCGAAGCGATCGGCGTTGGATCGCTCGACGACTTACTCCGCGTTCCCGACGCCGTCGCGCTCAAAGACCGGCTCGACGTCGTTCCGGCACTGCCCGAATACGGAATCGCGAAGCGCTTCGAGCACTTCGCGAGCAAAAACTCGGCCGCCGGCCTTCGCTCGTTCCTGGGCGGGGGCGCCTACCGTCATTACGCGCCGCCCGCGATCGCGGCGCTCGCAATGCGCGGCGAGTTCCTGACCGCGTATACGCCGTACCAAGCCGAGGTTTCGCAAGGCTATCTGCAAGCGATCTACGAGTGGCAAACGTACATTTGCCTGCTCACCGGCATGGATATCGCGAACGCATCAGTCTACGACGGCGCGACCGCGCTAGCCGAAGGCGCGATCATGGCGCTCAACGAGACCGGGCGCAAGAAGATTCTCGTTTCGTCGGCGGTTCATCCGAACTATCGCGCGGTACTCAAGACGTATTGCGACGGCCTCGACGTCTCGGTCGATGAAGTTCCGTTCACCGGCGACGGCACGACCGATCTCGCGGCCATAGAAAAAGCGGTAGCGAGCAACGCATACGCGGCTGTCGCGCTGCAGTCGCCGAACTTCTTCGGCAACGTTGACGTGTTGTCGCGTCCCGTGCTCGACGCCGTCGTCGCCGCCGAAACGATTCCGATTGCGGTCGTCGCCGAAGCGCTGTCGCTGGCCGCCTTGGCGGCGCCGGCATCGTGGGGTGCGGAGATCGTCGTCGGCGAAGCGCAGAGCTTCGGCGTTCCAGTCGCCTACGGCGGCCCGTACGCCGGCTTCATCGCCTCCACGGCGGCGCACATGCGCCGGATTCCCGGGCGTCTGGTCGGCAAGACGGTGGACAACTCCGGCCGTACCGCGTACGTGCTCACGCTGCAGGCGCGCGAACAACACATCCGGCGCGAGCGCGCGACGTCGAACATCTGCACGAACCAAGCGCACTGCGCGCTGATCGCGACGATCTATCTCGCGTTGATGGGCAAGACCGGTCTGCGCGACGTTGCAGCGCTCAACCTGGAGCGCTCGCGCGAGCTCGCCACGGCCGTCTCGTCGATCGAGGGCGTCGATCTGAAGTTTACCGCGCCGTTCTTCAACGAGTTCGTCGCCGACGTCCACCGCGACGCGGCCGGCGTTCTCGCGCAGCTTCAAGGGCGGGGAATTCTTGGAGGCATCGAACTCGGGCGCTTCTATCCCGAGCTCAAAAACTGCTTGTTGATGACGGCTACGGAGCTGACCAGCTCCGGCGATATCGCCGCGTTGGCGGCCGCGCTGCAAGAAATCGTCGGGGTTCCCGCTCATGCTTGA